The following proteins are co-located in the Tiliqua scincoides isolate rTilSci1 chromosome 8, rTilSci1.hap2, whole genome shotgun sequence genome:
- the LOC136658999 gene encoding perilipin-3-like: MASIDNAAAPPAVEEQDQKNVAGMVASLPLVSSAYDMVSAAYTSTKESHPYVKSVCDVAEKGVKTITSAAVSGAQPILNKLEPQISAANEYACKGLEKLELKMPILQQPTDKVISGAKDAISGTVTGAKDMVTSTVTGMIDKTMEAVHGGVEMTRSAVASGVNTVMGSSVGQMVASSMDAMLGKSEQLVDHYLPMTDEELAKLATSMEGFEMATVEQQKEQQSYFVRLGSLSSKLRHRAYQHSVDKLKTAKQGTQDALAQLHQTIELIEHVKQGVDQKIQSGQEKLHQMWLQWSQQQSPATSQTDVPSTEQIESQALEVSRSLAQQLQSATTALVSNLQGLPAGIQEKVGLVRQNVEELRTAFMSARSFQDLSSSILAQSREKVTRARELTDELVDHVVQNNPVSWLVGPFTPSGKPEVEEIEMK; this comes from the exons ATGGCTTCCATAGATAATGCTGCTGCCCCTCCTGCAGTAGAGGAACAAGATCAAAAA AATGTAGCTGGAATGGTGGCCAGCCTGCCTCTTGTCAGCTCTGCCTATGACATGGTCTCCGCTGCTTACACCTCCACTAAAGAGAGCCACCCATATGTGAAGTCTGTCTGTGATGTGGCTGAGAAAGGTGTGAAAacaatcacttctgctgctgTCAGTGGGGCTCAACCCATTCTGAACAAACTAGAGCCACAAA TTTCAGCAGCAAATGAATATGCATGCAAGGGACTAGAAAAACTGGAGCTGAAGATGCCAATTCTTCAGCAGCCAACTGATAAG GTCATCTCAGGAGCTAAAGATGCCATCAGCGGAACTGTCACTGGGGCTAAGGATATGGTCACCAGCACAGTGACTGGAATGATTGACAAGACTATGGAAGCAGTCCATGGGGGTGTAGAGATGACCAGATCAGCGGTTGCCAGTGGTGTGAACACAGTGATGGGGTCCTCTGTGGGCCAGATGGTGGCAAGCAGCATGGATGCTATGCTAGGGAAGTCTGAGCAGCTGGTTGACCACTATCTTCCAATGACGGATGAAGAACTAG CAAAACTGGCCACTTCAATGGAGGGCTTTGAGATGGCCACTGTGGAGCAGCAGAAAGAACAGCAAAGTTACTTTGTACGCCTGGGGTCCCTCTCATCCAAGCTCCGCCACCGAGCCTACCAGCACTCCGTGGACAAGCTGAAGACTGCTAAGCAGGGAACCCAAGATGCCCTTGCCCAGCTCCACCAAACCATTGAACTG ATCGAGCATGTAAAGCAAGGGGTTGACCAGAAAATCCAGAGTGGGCAGGAGAAGCTGCACCAGATGTGGTTGCAATGGAGTCAGCAGCAGTCCCCAGCAACCAGTCAGACAGATGTTCCTTCAACTGAG CAAATTGAATCTCAAGCTTTGGAGGTATCCCGTAGCCTGGCCCAGCAACTGCAGTCTGCCACCACAGCTCTAGTCTCGAATCTCcaaggccttcctgctggcatccaGGAGAAAGTGGGTCTTGTCCGTCAGAATGTTGAGGAGCTCCGGACTGCTTTCATGTCTGCCAGGTCCTTCCAGGACTTATCAAGTTCCATCTTGGCCCAGAGCCGGGAAAAAGTAACCAGGGCCCGGGAGCTGACAGATGAGTTGGTGGACCATGTGGTCCAGAATAACCCAGTCTCTTGGCTAGTGGGACCCTTTACACCATCTGGCAAGCCAGAGGTAGAAGAAATTGAGATGAAGTAG